The Rhineura floridana isolate rRhiFlo1 chromosome 15, rRhiFlo1.hap2, whole genome shotgun sequence genome window below encodes:
- the C15H1orf232 gene encoding uncharacterized protein C1orf232 homolog → MKTPDLRRRQPVTGEELESEQALARMTQGFWKVYKAKVLQTLGGELPEEELQDERDNPELMETTDSTLLTEERSNPVSQLAQRVQGAGVKGWRTMSSLFNREDEHKLLASEPCPDHPLATKPTEDSSSEKKTSGLWDVFATKWQQASALEKPVAKADRETTGEEAIHASQDDDLREAEGVAFKWSFLTSKLAEMKNKSVPKSN, encoded by the exons ATGAAGACACCAGATCTGAGAAGAAGGCAGCCAGTGACAG GAGAAGAACTTGAGAGTGAGCAGGCTCTTGCCAGGATGACTCAGGGATTCTGGAAGGTCTACAAGGCCAAAGTACTGCAGACCCTCGGTGGAGAGCTGCCAGAAGAGGAGCTCCAGGATGAG AGAGACAATCCTGAACTGATGGAAACCACAGACTCCACGCTACTGACAGAGGAGCGGTCAAATCCTGTATCTCAGCTGGCACAGCGG GTCCAGGGAGCTGGAGTCAAAGGCTGGAGAACAATGTCATCTTTGTTCAACCGAGAGGATGAACACAAGCTGCTGGCCTCTGAGCCTTGTCCTGACCA CCCTCTGGCAACCAAACCAACAGAGGACTCCTCCTCTGAAAAGAAGACATCTGGGCTTTGGGATGTCTTTGCCACAAAGTGGCAGCAAGCCTCAGCCCTGGAAAAGCCGGTTGCAAAGGCCGACA GGGAAACGACGGGTGAGGAAGCCATTCACGCAAGCCAGGACGACGACCTCCGAGAGGCCGAAGGGGTGGCCTTCAAGTGGAGTTTCCTGACCAGCAAACTGGCTGAGATGAAGAACAAAAGTGTCCCCAAGAGCAACTAG